In Chelmon rostratus isolate fCheRos1 chromosome 4, fCheRos1.pri, whole genome shotgun sequence, a genomic segment contains:
- the tbl1xr1a gene encoding F-box-like/WD repeat-containing protein TBL1XR1a, whose amino-acid sequence MSISSDEVNFLVYRYLQESGFSHSAFTFGIESHISQSNINGALVPPAALISIIQKGLQYVEAEVSINEDGTLFDGRPIESLSLIDAVMPDVVQTRQQAYRDKMAQQQAAASAPASATGGSIAGNAKNGENTANGEENGAHALANNHADLMEVDGDVEIPQNKAMVLRGHESEVFICAWNPVSDLLASGSGDSTARIWNLSENSTSSSTQLVLRHCIREGGQDVPSNKDVTSLDWNSEGTLLATGSYDGFARIWTKDGNLASTLGQHKGPIFALKWNKKGNFILSAGVDKTTIIWDAHTGEAKQQFPFHSAPALDVDWQSNNTFASCSTDMCIHVCKLGQDRPIKTFQGHTNEVNAIKWDPTGNLLASCSDDMTLKIWSMKQDSCVHDLQAHSKEIYTIKWSPTGPGTNNPSANLMLASASFDSTVRLWDVERGICIHTLTKHQEPVYSVAFSPDGRHLASGSFDKCVHIWNTQTGALVHSYRGTGGIFEVCWNAAGDKVGASASDGSVCVLDLRK is encoded by the exons ATGAGCATTAGCAGTGATGAGGTCAACTTCCTGGTCTACAGATACCTACAAGAGTCAG GGTTCTCCCACTCAGCGTTTACATTTGGTATAGAGAGTCACATCAGCCAGTCCAACATCAATGGTGCTCTGGTTCCCCCTGCTgccctcatcagcatcatccaGAAGGGCCTGCAGTACGTCGAGGCTGAAGTCAGCATCAATGAG GACGGCACATTATTTGATGGGCGGCCCATAGAGTCTCTGTCACTGATCGATGCGGTCATGCCTGACGTCGTTCAGACGAGGCAGCAGGCCTACCGCGACAAAATGGCCCAGCAGCAGGCCGCCGCATCAGCACCGGCATCAGCCACCGGGGGCAGCATCGCAGGCAACGCCAAGAACGGAGAAAATACTGCCAACGGGGAGGAGAACGGAGCCCATGCCTTAGCCA ACAACCACGCAGACCTGATGGAGGTGGATGGAGATGTGGAGATCCCTCAGAACAAGGCCATGGTCTTGAGGGGCCACGAGTCAGAGGTCTTCATCTGTGCCTGGAACCCAGTCAGCGACCTGCTGGCGTCGGG gtCTGGCGATTCGACGGCTCGCATCTGGAACCTGAGTGAGAACAGTACGAGCAGCTCCACACAGCTGGTCCTGAGGCACTGCATACGAGAGGGAGGACAGGACGTCCCCAGCAACAAAGATGTCACCTCGTTAGACTGGAAT AGCGAGGGCACGCTGTTAGCAACGGGCTCCTATGACGGCTTTGCCAGAATATGGACCAAGGATG GAAACCTGGCCAGTACGCTTGGCCAGCACAAAGGTCCCATCTTTGCCCtgaagtggaataaaaaagGCAATTTTATCCTCAGTGCAGGAGTAGACAAG ACAACAATCATATGGGATGCCCATACAGGAGAAGCCAAACAACAGTTTCCCTTCCACTCAG CTCCAGCACTAGACGTGGATTGGCAGAGCAACAACACGTTCGCCTCCTGTAGTACAGACATGTGTATCCACGTCTGTAAACTGGGACAGGATAGACCCATCAAAACATTCCAGGGACACACA AATGAAGTAAATGCAATCAAGTGGGACCCCACAGGGAACCTGCTAGCCTCCTGCTCAGACGACATGACGTTGAAG aTCTGGAGTATGAAGCAGGACTCATGTGTCCATGACCTGCAGGCCCACAGTAAAGAAATCTACACCATCAAATGGAGTCCCACCGGCCCTGGAACCAACAATCCCAGCGCTAACCTCATGCtagccag TGCATCGTTTGACTCCACGGTTCGTCTTTGGGACGTGGAGAGAGGCATCTGTATCCATACGCTGACCAAACATCAGGAGCCGGTCTACAGTGTGGCTTTCAGCCCCGATGGTCGGCATCTGGCCAGTGGCTCCTTTGACAAATGCGTGCACATCTGGAATACACAg